The sequence below is a genomic window from Chelonoidis abingdonii isolate Lonesome George chromosome 6, CheloAbing_2.0, whole genome shotgun sequence.
GATTGAAGGGCCATGGTCGCAGCTGCTTTCAGGAATTATACACGAGCACATACACACCTCCCCCTTTTTCCTTTAcattactaaaataaaatatatatatatataaatatatatatatatttatataatgtgCAAGACAAGTATGGATTGAACATAAAAATGcttcacattttgaaatatatgatCTCTAAAATGTAATTTAAGAACACCTTGATCAGACTAGTGAATGGAATGTTAGCATCCTCACTATTAGCCAAAGTATGTGCACCCCAAAGCCCTTACTGAAATGGGATCAAGCCACCATCAGGCTACTCCACAATCCATTAAGAAAAGCAGTGGGTAGGAATTCACAATAAAGGAGACCAAATCGTTCCTGATCCTCTGAACATACCATTGTTTACAAACTGGGTGAGATGAAGGTCAATTTGGCAGTCCGTCCcgtttcttccccccaccccaattaacAGTGATCTATTTAAAACTGCCAACAACCTTatccattgaaaaaaaaaaaaaaaaaaaaaaaaaaagaatcaactGTGCATTAAAAAGTTATTTGCAATACTGAAGAATTAGGCATAAGTTGttgtaaaataaaactaaacaaaaccaaaaacctatTTCAAAACTGGCAGTGTAAAGAAGGCAGCATTGGAAGTGTTTTTTTGATACATCAATAATACCATGAACCCTCTAGAGCAGACTAATTCTCTGTTTAGGCTATGGGGTTCATTGCCTCCAGAACACAGACATTACCAACACAAATACAGATCACTAAGAAAACCTGTaaaattcatttgttttcttgGTTGTGAAATTGATCTAAGGTTTCTCCCCTCCTTATACCAGATGTATCTCCGATAAACATGCCATCTGTTTAAACCAAACCGGACAGAGACCATCAAGGTTTAGTGTTACCGTAGCAGCCTTTTAGAAAGTATAAAAGTTTACTAACAACTTTAGCCTAATCCCAAGAAAGCGCAATAACAGTCAGAATTAATTGGGAAGtttactgggggaggggggggtaccATTACACCCATGCCTTTAAGAGTTTAAAAAGTCCATATAtaatatctatatatatttaaGAGTGAATTTGGATTGCCTGAGTAACAGCTGTCTGGCAAACTGGACATGATGGAGTTTCTTTTTCACAGATCTTGTTGGCACATTCCATACAGAAGAGATTGTGGCCACAAGGAACTAGGGCAGCAATAACTTCATTCTCAAAGCATATCACACAGTCATGCTTTCGTCTAGACTCGGGTGGCGAACTGGATGTGGAACCGCCATTGGAAGAGGAGTAGCTGTTGGTACCATTAGAAAAAGCAGGGATGTATATTGGAAGGCCAACCTGGTTGCATGTACTGGGTGGGTCACTTCTCACTCTCCTAGCAAGCGGATGTTCCAAAGTTTCAGGAAATGTAGGTGACAGACGAGGAGTGGATGGCTGACTCCCTCGACGCTGAGTCTTCATGTTACCAGTAGGGTCACTACCAAAGCCAGATAGTGGGTTTACTGGTTCAAAAGGGGTCCAGATAGTTTGGGAAGGTGTTGGTAAGGAGTCATATGCAGGAGAGTCAACTGCAAGGTCTTCTGTGCCCACAGACGGCAACGTTTCTCCAAACCAAAAGTTTCCTGTGCTGAATGGACTTGTTGGGCTGAAGTCAGCCAATCTATTGCTTCCAAAATAGGAATCAGTGGAGCCACTTCCTAAGGAGCTGGAGCTGTCATTTCTATAGTTAGAAATCATTTTGGTGCGGCTAGGAGGGACAGGATTGGAAGTAAGCCAAGCGGATGCAAGAGTCCCGCCTTCAAAGCTCACATCTGTACCATTGTAATGGAAATCATTCTCTTCATTCAGCTCAATGTAGTTTCCAGTGCGCATGGCAATATGCATTTCTATTTCTTCACGTGCACGGTCTACATTTTCAGGCATCCCTGTAACCTCAAAGACTGGCTCCTTGTCTCTGCTGGGAGTAacaatgtatgtgtgtgtctgctgctgaATTCTTTTGATTGTAGCTCCTTTGGGTCCAACCACTAGCCCAACTACACGGTAAGGCACCCTGACTTGGACTGTAGTCTGACCTGGCAGGTTGGGAGTACATGGCAACCCGCCCAGAGCAGGACCATTTTTGTTGCGTGATGCTCTGATCATGGAGAAGTGTTCAGCTGCTGAGAGAATTTCCCTTTTGGCCATGGCTACATCCTCTTTTCGTCCAGTGACGACAAAAATGGGTTCTTCTCCACGAACAGGGGTCTTAATGTAAGTATTTGTCTTGGCCCTTAATGCTTTTATTTTGCAACCTGtttagaggaaagaaagaaagaaacacataTTTAGCAACGAacgatttttaaaacaaacaaacaatctcctgTTTTAAACTGCTTGCAAGCTTCAAGGAACTGCAATGGTGAAACCTGAAGCCATCTGGTCTTCTCACAAGTCATGtcagtgaaagcagcaaaaaCTTCTCTCTCAATTATTTCCACGCTGATCTGTGGTGACCACAAGGGTGAGACTAACACACTGTGCagtaagaacaggagtacttgtggcaccttagagactaacaaatttatttcagcatgagctttcgtgagctacagctcacttgatagaagaagtgagctatagctcacgaaagctcatgctgaaataaattttaaggtgccacaagtactcctgttctttttgcggacacagactaacacggctgctactctgaaatctgacaCTGTGCAGTAACATTATTCAACTGATTTTTcttaattacttttaaaagtgtttttacaTTATTCCTTAATACTACAATCTATTCTGAAGGCAAGTCCCCTAGTGCTTGGCCTATTCGATGAGGCTGTGCTATttctatagggttttttttttttctaaaaacacATGATTAAAGATAGCACCTTTCCAATGTTTCCCAGACAAGAAAGAGAAATTAAACTCACTGAGATATCAGAGTTGTAAGTGATGCAATAAAAGTTTTCATCTGCTCGAGCATGGCGTTTATTGCACCATCCTGAATTGTATGGAATGTCAGTTCTAATAGGTGTCAATGtttaagattaaaaaaggaaTTCAGTTGCTTAGGTGCATGCTAAGGATTTACCTGTGACAACCGTGTGTGTgtaggggcgggggaggggggaaggtggtaGAAATTTTGCTACTCAGCTGTTCAATTCAATTCTTTTCAGTCCCCTCTACATCAGTTACTTTGATATGAATCTTTAACTTTAGCACTAGTAGACCTATAGGAGTTGTAGTAACAGTGGGAACACCAGGCAAGGTGCTGGCAGCCTTTCAACACTGTGTCAATTAGGCCTACGTAC
It includes:
- the MEX3C gene encoding RNA-binding E3 ubiquitin-protein ligase MEX3C, with product MPSGSAAAACPQEEPPEAQRLPPSPPLLLLQQPDTLLLRECLAGLGLHDHGLAGSGEAAARQQARERLAGLLPLPDLAREPGPDGAEEVEDEGDLELEEELLAAEEEEEDPASLLLSSSSSSSPSQLPPGGPPPPHPLLPGLGSVLLSPAAAFDAQEPVVAGVLYGADDPQGMMAAMLSHAYGGCLGGGPAAAAAPALNGEQAALLRRKSVNTTECVPVPSSEHVAEIVGRQGCKIKALRAKTNTYIKTPVRGEEPIFVVTGRKEDVAMAKREILSAAEHFSMIRASRNKNGPALGGLPCTPNLPGQTTVQVRVPYRVVGLVVGPKGATIKRIQQQTHTYIVTPSRDKEPVFEVTGMPENVDRAREEIEMHIAMRTGNYIELNEENDFHYNGTDVSFEGGTLASAWLTSNPVPPSRTKMISNYRNDSSSSLGSGSTDSYFGSNRLADFSPTSPFSTGNFWFGETLPSVGTEDLAVDSPAYDSLPTPSQTIWTPFEPVNPLSGFGSDPTGNMKTQRRGSQPSTPRLSPTFPETLEHPLARRVRSDPPSTCNQVGLPIYIPAFSNGTNSYSSSNGGSTSSSPPESRRKHDCVICFENEVIAALVPCGHNLFCMECANKICEKETPSCPVCQTAVTQAIQIHS